In candidate division KSB1 bacterium, one DNA window encodes the following:
- a CDS encoding tetratricopeptide repeat protein has product MDRRIFHLSATLIIGVFLFSMIGCGPKPMKEASVLDTPENHFNRGMIEYERGDLTTALASFERAKALNPNFGPAYSGMGLVYAKQAQQTQDKKAAEALFKKAYDFANEGISKSDKSLDVHIIKGRIITLERKGDDWVEDAADAFNKAIKLNPNSSKAWYYLGITYKEGFQFGKAVDAFRKVVELKGDYAEEANNEWELVQKIERAKPGTKVGAKIALINKINRADLAVLLMEELKLMTLIEKKRPEVFDTRFRAPEDASKLQATQVTKMEAATDIKGHWAEPWLRDIIKAQIPGLDPYPDHTFHPDEPIDRANYAQVMQSIMILVTGDESLATKYVGEPSRFPDVSSSNFAYNAMALMVDRGIMKADKISGAFRPKESMSGADALLAIREFQNALRITF; this is encoded by the coding sequence ATGGACAGACGAATATTCCATCTCAGTGCAACGCTTATCATCGGCGTTTTTTTATTTAGCATGATCGGCTGTGGTCCTAAACCAATGAAAGAGGCTTCGGTGCTGGATACGCCAGAGAATCATTTCAATCGAGGGATGATTGAATATGAACGAGGTGATTTGACCACAGCGTTGGCCTCCTTTGAACGCGCCAAAGCATTGAATCCCAATTTTGGCCCTGCATATTCTGGCATGGGGTTGGTGTATGCTAAACAAGCCCAACAAACCCAGGACAAAAAAGCAGCGGAAGCCCTGTTTAAGAAGGCTTACGATTTTGCTAATGAGGGGATTAGCAAGAGTGATAAATCGCTAGATGTTCACATTATCAAAGGGAGGATTATCACGCTGGAGCGCAAGGGAGATGATTGGGTCGAAGATGCCGCCGATGCGTTTAATAAGGCGATCAAGCTGAATCCCAACAGCAGCAAGGCCTGGTACTATTTGGGCATTACATACAAAGAAGGATTTCAGTTCGGCAAAGCGGTGGATGCATTCCGCAAGGTGGTAGAGTTGAAGGGCGATTATGCAGAGGAAGCCAACAACGAATGGGAATTGGTTCAAAAGATCGAACGTGCCAAACCAGGCACCAAGGTTGGTGCGAAAATCGCTTTGATCAACAAGATCAATCGGGCTGACCTGGCTGTGCTATTAATGGAAGAGTTGAAGCTGATGACTTTAATCGAGAAAAAGCGTCCAGAGGTATTTGATACTCGATTCCGTGCACCAGAAGACGCCAGCAAGCTCCAGGCGACCCAGGTGACCAAGATGGAAGCCGCTACTGATATCAAAGGACATTGGGCTGAACCCTGGCTGCGCGACATTATCAAAGCTCAGATCCCCGGGCTGGATCCTTATCCCGATCATACATTTCATCCTGATGAGCCGATCGATCGCGCCAATTACGCTCAGGTGATGCAAAGCATCATGATACTGGTCACCGGCGATGAAAGCTTAGCGACAAAGTATGTTGGCGAACCTTCCCGTTTCCCAGATGTATCCAGCAGCAATTTTGCTTATAATGCCATGGCATTGATGGTAGATCGCGGGATTATGAAAGCCGACAAAATTTCAGGAGCGTTTCGACCCAAAGAGTCGATGTCTGGGGCGGATGCGCTGCTGGCGATCCGAGAATTTCAGAACGCTTTGCGAATCACATTCTGA
- a CDS encoding CsgG/HfaB family protein, with product MRFSRNCFITFVLIGFVFVVTLNTTAQTKKRVAVFAFEDKTDHHWHWWTGQPVGEGMADMLTTELVKSGKYQVIERQAIEKIMQEQQLGQTGMITPQSAAKVGQLLGVELAIIGAVTEFGYKKSDVGGVLKKQGFGLGVQSASASVGIDVRFVNTNTGEIIAADNVRKVESKKGLNLDTQKFSFENKNEFDESLVGKATRKAIEEIMAKLDTQLGNLPWQAKVIKVADNMVYINAGSEAGVNVGDILAVITRGEELIDPDTGLSLGAEERQVGLIEVVDNSIGNGKASKCKIKSGGGFQQGDLVRQRPTK from the coding sequence ATGAGATTTAGCAGGAATTGTTTCATTACATTTGTTTTGATTGGTTTCGTTTTTGTCGTCACCTTAAATACGACAGCACAAACCAAAAAACGCGTGGCGGTTTTTGCATTTGAGGACAAAACGGATCATCATTGGCATTGGTGGACTGGCCAACCAGTTGGAGAGGGGATGGCCGATATGCTGACGACCGAACTTGTAAAATCGGGCAAATATCAGGTGATCGAGCGCCAGGCCATTGAGAAGATCATGCAAGAGCAGCAATTGGGCCAGACTGGGATGATTACGCCGCAAAGTGCAGCGAAAGTAGGCCAATTGCTCGGCGTGGAGCTAGCGATTATCGGTGCGGTCACCGAGTTCGGCTATAAAAAGAGCGATGTGGGGGGCGTATTGAAGAAACAAGGTTTCGGATTGGGCGTCCAATCTGCCTCAGCTTCGGTTGGGATTGACGTGCGATTTGTCAATACCAATACTGGAGAGATCATCGCAGCCGACAACGTTCGGAAAGTGGAGAGCAAGAAAGGCCTCAACTTAGACACCCAAAAGTTCTCATTTGAGAATAAAAATGAATTCGATGAATCGTTGGTTGGGAAAGCTACCCGCAAGGCGATCGAAGAGATCATGGCCAAATTGGACACTCAATTGGGCAATCTGCCTTGGCAAGCCAAAGTGATCAAAGTTGCCGACAATATGGTCTATATTAATGCGGGTTCTGAGGCTGGGGTAAATGTAGGAGATATTTTAGCAGTAATCACGCGCGGGGAGGAGCTAATCGACCCTGACACTGGCCTTTCTTTGGGCGCTGAGGAGCGCCAGGTTGGCCTTATTGAAGTCGTCGATAATAGCATTGGCAATGGGAAGGCGTCGAAATGCAAGATCAAATCGGGCGGTGGGTTTCAACAGGGGGATTTGGTACGTCAGCGTCCGACTAAATAG
- a CDS encoding CsgG/HfaB family protein: protein MLISKAKIAVAFILFLLLLVACALMPELDSSRTDRIVKGPEFVPYYGLKRRLAILDFENLSDLGGAKFGSAIADQLISLVARSNRYTLVERSQIEQILREQALGQSGAVAEQTAPEVGKLLGVEALVLGKILSASETTELRKIEDEEKKWSFKLKTTIGEVRLAYKIVDTSTGEILFANDITEREIKPSFGLKTKTIDLENWGDFENTVLGLAVRKAVNRMAQDIVDCVSRIDWVGTVVQCKGDSVVYFTPGRNAGIELAQLFEIFNKPLGLLDSLAQSDSDSTNQSKAKIKVVGFVGDRVARAQVVEGKNIQRGDIVRPLHRVWNDLQ, encoded by the coding sequence ATGCTGATCAGCAAGGCAAAAATTGCAGTTGCCTTTATCCTGTTTCTGCTTTTGTTGGTAGCTTGTGCGTTAATGCCCGAGCTGGACTCGAGCCGAACGGATCGTATCGTCAAAGGGCCTGAGTTCGTCCCATATTATGGTCTGAAGCGCCGACTTGCGATTCTTGATTTTGAAAATCTATCGGATTTGGGGGGTGCTAAATTTGGGAGTGCGATTGCCGATCAATTGATCAGCTTGGTCGCTCGCTCCAATCGCTATACGTTAGTTGAGCGATCTCAGATCGAACAAATTTTGCGGGAACAAGCCCTGGGGCAATCAGGCGCTGTTGCCGAGCAAACCGCCCCTGAAGTTGGCAAATTATTAGGGGTCGAAGCATTGGTCCTGGGTAAGATCCTATCCGCTAGTGAAACCACTGAACTGAGGAAGATAGAAGATGAGGAAAAAAAGTGGTCATTCAAATTAAAGACCACGATCGGTGAGGTTCGGCTCGCGTATAAGATTGTAGATACATCAACGGGAGAAATCCTCTTTGCGAACGATATCACAGAAAGAGAAATAAAACCCTCTTTTGGCTTGAAAACCAAAACGATCGATCTGGAAAACTGGGGGGATTTCGAGAATACAGTGCTCGGACTGGCGGTTCGCAAAGCTGTGAACCGAATGGCTCAGGACATCGTCGATTGTGTATCCAGAATTGACTGGGTTGGCACAGTGGTTCAATGCAAGGGAGATAGCGTCGTCTATTTCACCCCAGGTCGAAATGCCGGGATCGAGCTGGCCCAGCTATTTGAGATCTTCAATAAGCCGCTTGGCCTATTGGACAGCTTGGCGCAATCCGATTCGGACAGCACTAACCAATCCAAGGCCAAGATAAAAGTGGTTGGCTTTGTTGGCGATCGAGTGGCCAGGGCGCAGGTTGTCGAGGGAAAGAACATTCAACGCGGGGATATCGTCAGACCATTGCATCGCGTTTGGAACGATCTTCAATGA
- a CDS encoding FecR domain-containing protein yields the protein MNKQLVFWGGLLLVVILIVYGFLPAGKSSIGSVNFILGDAEDVMILRAGHDTWEPAKLYQPIFAGDQIKTNQESRCETKLVSRGVVRIGENSIFEFSEDLLKKKLNANLKTGSIWANIRLTGRDSNFWIRTPNAVCSVRGTIYRIDADSSTQVKVYQGQVDVGPLWLVKRDSSGTRQSGIFQAPTPVPGPSQVPGPFEVSLDHWIQIVAGQQIEVRANGKYYKSNFDLQQDQDNDWVRWNQQRDQMK from the coding sequence ATGAACAAGCAACTCGTATTTTGGGGGGGATTGCTGCTGGTAGTGATTTTGATCGTTTATGGCTTTTTGCCAGCGGGAAAAAGCAGCATTGGGAGTGTGAATTTCATCCTTGGAGATGCCGAGGATGTGATGATCCTGAGGGCCGGCCACGATACCTGGGAGCCAGCAAAGCTGTATCAGCCAATATTTGCTGGTGATCAAATTAAGACCAATCAAGAATCGCGGTGTGAGACCAAACTCGTCAGTCGCGGTGTCGTTCGAATCGGCGAAAATTCGATTTTTGAGTTTAGCGAAGATTTGCTGAAGAAAAAATTAAATGCCAATTTGAAAACTGGCAGCATCTGGGCTAATATTCGGTTGACGGGGAGGGATTCGAATTTCTGGATCAGAACGCCCAACGCGGTCTGTTCAGTTCGAGGAACTATTTATCGGATCGATGCAGATTCGTCCACCCAGGTAAAGGTCTATCAGGGCCAAGTGGATGTCGGACCGCTCTGGCTGGTAAAGCGGGATAGTTCTGGGACTCGGCAATCTGGGATTTTTCAAGCTCCGACACCGGTGCCTGGTCCCAGCCAAGTGCCTGGTCCATTCGAAGTATCGCTGGATCATTGGATTCAAATTGTAGCTGGTCAACAGATCGAAGTCCGTGCAAACGGCAAATATTATAAATCAAATTTCGATTTGCAGCAGGATCAAGACAATGATTGGGTGCGGTGGAATCAGCAGCGGGATCAGATGAAGTGA
- a CDS encoding DUF512 domain-containing protein, with product MKIIGFENNSLAAEAGLQVGDDLTKINDHQIGDELDFQFYASDELLEIEVLRDGERFIFEIEKDYDESLGIIFEETKFRCCGNHCIFCFVDQNPQGLRPSLYFKDEDFRLSFLYGNYVTLTNVSRSDLKRIVRQRLSPLYVSVHSTDLTIRKLLLGITKDDHLLEKIRYLVEHRIELHAQIVLCPGINDGQGLQRTIDDLARFYPQLKSVAIVPVGLTRHRQGLYQLASVTPAFAAALIDQVEPISEHFKQIWDDYFVYLADEFYLLAAQPLPLAQRYEDFPQIENGVGMTRHFIDQFEEQSFQFPHRISTSKTMTLVTGMLAAPMIGTVVLPRLNQIEHLNAKLRIIRNDFFGPSVTVTGLLTGQDIYHQLKDEALGDVIVLPANCINYDSVFLDDWTPEQLAERLERPVKLIDTDFLRLFESFE from the coding sequence ATGAAAATCATCGGCTTTGAAAACAATAGTCTCGCTGCGGAAGCGGGGCTTCAGGTGGGGGATGATCTCACCAAAATTAATGATCATCAGATCGGCGATGAGCTCGATTTTCAGTTCTATGCGAGCGATGAACTGCTCGAAATCGAAGTGCTGAGAGATGGCGAACGATTCATTTTCGAGATCGAAAAAGATTATGATGAATCGCTGGGTATTATTTTTGAGGAGACCAAATTTCGCTGTTGTGGAAATCACTGCATCTTCTGTTTCGTCGATCAGAACCCTCAGGGGTTGAGACCCAGCCTCTATTTCAAAGATGAAGATTTTCGGCTGTCATTTTTGTATGGCAATTACGTTACGCTTACCAATGTCAGTCGCTCTGATCTGAAGCGCATCGTCAGGCAAAGGTTATCGCCCCTGTATGTATCAGTTCACAGTACCGATTTGACCATCCGAAAATTGTTGCTAGGGATAACTAAGGATGATCATTTATTGGAAAAAATCCGCTATTTGGTCGAGCATCGGATTGAGTTGCATGCCCAGATCGTGCTCTGTCCTGGGATCAATGATGGTCAAGGCTTGCAAAGAACGATAGATGATCTGGCAAGGTTTTACCCTCAACTCAAGTCTGTAGCCATCGTTCCAGTTGGGCTCACCCGGCATCGCCAGGGATTGTATCAGCTCGCTTCAGTAACACCGGCTTTCGCCGCAGCGCTGATCGATCAAGTGGAGCCGATTAGCGAGCATTTCAAACAGATTTGGGACGATTATTTCGTCTATCTCGCCGATGAATTTTATTTATTAGCAGCACAGCCCCTACCTCTTGCGCAACGGTATGAGGATTTTCCTCAGATCGAAAATGGTGTAGGCATGACGCGACATTTCATCGATCAGTTCGAGGAACAAAGCTTTCAGTTTCCGCATAGAATAAGCACCAGCAAAACGATGACGCTGGTGACGGGTATGCTGGCCGCGCCGATGATCGGGACAGTGGTCCTGCCTCGTCTCAATCAGATCGAGCATCTGAATGCCAAGCTGAGAATTATCCGGAATGATTTTTTTGGACCAAGTGTCACGGTTACTGGGCTGCTGACCGGGCAGGATATTTACCACCAATTGAAGGACGAGGCGCTCGGCGACGTAATTGTGCTTCCAGCCAACTGCATCAACTATGACAGCGTATTTTTAGATGACTGGACCCCAGAACAATTGGCGGAACGGTTAGAGCGGCCAGTGAAATTGATCGATACTGATTTTCTTCGTTTGTTTGAGAGTTTCGAATGA
- the der gene encoding ribosome biogenesis GTPase Der has protein sequence MSKPILAIIGRPNVGKSTLFNRIIRKRDAIVDDQPGVTRDRKYADAEWSGVNFTIVDTGGYLPDSENLIHQAVLNQVHQAIDEADVIAFLVDVTTGITVIDQEITRILKRCNKPIIVAVNKVDNEIRELEVPAFYQLGLGDPVPVSAISGRSVGDFLDLVIERFPAAKLSIGAEEEPEIKIAVVGKPNVGKSSFVNAVLGQEKVIVTHIPGTTRDAIDTPFKYYGRRFLLIDTAGLRKRSRIKEAVEYFSTVRSVTSIQRCDVAVVVIDAQDGITDQDKTVIHQAVQFKKGVVLAINKWDLIEKNADTAMEYQRRIYEAIPYFSYLPTIFISALTRQRVFKVIETAQSVFEQRSKRIATSELNDYFEPIIAETPPAAVAGKEIKIKYVTQIKASPPVFAFFCNHPKLIKANYRSFLENKLRERFGFLGVPLTLVFRRK, from the coding sequence ATGAGCAAACCGATTCTGGCAATCATTGGTCGGCCGAATGTGGGCAAATCAACCCTGTTCAATCGGATCATCCGGAAGCGCGATGCCATTGTCGATGATCAACCTGGCGTTACTCGGGATCGCAAATATGCCGATGCTGAATGGAGTGGTGTCAATTTCACGATTGTTGATACCGGCGGCTATTTACCAGATAGCGAGAACTTGATCCATCAGGCGGTGCTCAATCAGGTGCACCAAGCCATTGACGAGGCGGATGTGATCGCGTTTCTAGTCGATGTCACAACTGGTATTACGGTCATTGACCAGGAGATCACCCGCATCTTAAAGCGATGTAACAAACCGATCATTGTGGCTGTGAACAAAGTCGACAATGAGATTCGAGAATTGGAAGTGCCGGCCTTCTATCAGTTAGGTCTGGGAGACCCGGTTCCAGTTTCGGCGATCAGTGGGAGAAGCGTGGGTGATTTTCTGGACTTGGTGATCGAGCGTTTCCCGGCTGCAAAATTATCTATTGGAGCAGAAGAAGAACCCGAGATCAAAATTGCAGTTGTCGGCAAACCCAATGTCGGCAAATCATCGTTTGTCAATGCCGTATTAGGGCAAGAAAAGGTGATCGTGACGCATATTCCAGGCACGACGCGCGATGCCATCGATACACCGTTTAAATATTATGGTCGTCGGTTTTTATTGATCGATACCGCTGGGTTGCGCAAACGATCGCGGATCAAAGAGGCTGTGGAATATTTCAGTACGGTACGAAGCGTTACCAGTATTCAGCGTTGCGATGTCGCGGTGGTGGTCATCGATGCTCAGGATGGCATCACGGACCAGGATAAGACAGTGATTCACCAGGCAGTGCAATTTAAAAAAGGGGTTGTGCTGGCTATTAACAAGTGGGATCTGATCGAAAAAAACGCAGATACAGCGATGGAATACCAGCGACGGATCTACGAGGCGATTCCATATTTTTCGTATTTGCCAACGATTTTTATATCCGCGCTAACGCGGCAGCGCGTATTCAAGGTGATCGAGACCGCCCAATCGGTATTCGAACAGCGCAGCAAACGGATCGCGACCAGCGAATTGAACGATTATTTTGAGCCGATCATCGCAGAAACACCACCAGCTGCGGTGGCGGGAAAGGAGATCAAGATCAAATACGTAACTCAGATCAAAGCGAGTCCGCCAGTGTTCGCTTTTTTCTGCAATCATCCCAAGCTAATTAAGGCCAATTATCGCTCTTTTCTCGAAAACAAGCTTCGAGAACGATTTGGATTTTTGGGGGTGCCGTTAACTTTGGTTTTCAGGAGAAAGTAA
- a CDS encoding T9SS type A sorting domain-containing protein, translated as MKRFLVKLLFATWILASGAHALSGFTHLRAAYEQGQISYEQYLVNSALQIFDPEKVPSIHQIPSDQLPLKTGTFVIQEIKANWDRLSPQSQAMLTPYFQRPALPLSIRSASGQFRIHYTRDGSNRVDGTDRDSNGIPDFVEAAAEYFDHTHHVIVDRLGYQSPPADSGGKGTAFDIYLISLHNTYGITWLEESVPGKKDAYSCYIEVDNDFLGFKTPALGALQVTSAHEYFHAVQVGYRYRDEDVFFMEMCSTWMEDYIYDEVNDYLFYLDNFFNAINYPFYYTNGSWFEYGSCLWNHMIVKKYGPEVIREIWQAIPQQTAFSAIQQVLPKYGTTFNQELASFGIWNYFTGSRADTIKYYPDGHLYPEIKIFGKYTLQGNSLVLTEQMRKLSSTYFQLIDIYGGTTIGLVITNFQTPDANYLTSDRASFNLHVTSIATERGEDSEFLFLINNLIRLNDHVGVRLGEDPNATNQWQAQAIVMDDRSGAEIIQFFPATFQKMYHNYIYKIFPNPFIIGLHDSVKVYNVIAEPNVPTSIQVFSADGRLIRSNQFDQSQYRYSWNGRNSDGELVSSGVYVIVLRAGGMTDMKKLAVVRKR; from the coding sequence GTGAAAAGATTCTTGGTTAAACTCCTGTTCGCAACATGGATCCTCGCTTCTGGGGCACATGCCCTCTCAGGATTTACGCATCTTCGGGCAGCTTATGAGCAGGGGCAGATAAGTTATGAGCAGTATCTGGTAAATAGCGCCTTACAGATCTTTGATCCAGAAAAAGTGCCTTCGATTCATCAGATCCCATCCGATCAATTGCCGCTCAAAACAGGCACATTTGTGATCCAAGAGATCAAGGCCAATTGGGATCGGCTCAGCCCCCAATCGCAAGCCATGTTAACGCCATATTTCCAGCGACCGGCGCTGCCGCTGAGTATTCGCAGCGCCAGTGGCCAATTTCGAATTCATTATACGCGTGATGGAAGTAATCGCGTAGATGGCACTGATCGTGACAGCAATGGGATTCCTGATTTTGTAGAGGCAGCAGCCGAATATTTCGATCATACCCATCATGTGATTGTGGATCGTCTCGGCTATCAATCGCCTCCAGCAGATTCAGGTGGCAAAGGCACAGCTTTTGATATTTATTTGATAAGCCTTCATAATACCTATGGCATCACCTGGCTGGAGGAGTCGGTACCTGGAAAAAAGGACGCCTATTCCTGCTATATTGAGGTGGATAATGACTTCCTTGGATTTAAAACCCCGGCCCTGGGAGCGCTCCAAGTCACCAGCGCCCACGAATATTTTCACGCTGTGCAGGTGGGATATCGCTATCGCGATGAAGATGTCTTTTTCATGGAGATGTGCTCCACATGGATGGAGGATTACATTTACGATGAAGTGAATGATTATTTATTTTATTTGGACAATTTTTTCAATGCCATCAACTATCCGTTTTATTATACCAACGGCAGTTGGTTTGAGTACGGCTCATGCTTATGGAACCACATGATCGTGAAAAAATATGGGCCAGAGGTCATCCGCGAGATATGGCAGGCCATCCCGCAACAAACCGCCTTTAGCGCTATCCAACAGGTGCTTCCCAAGTACGGCACTACCTTTAATCAAGAGCTCGCTTCGTTTGGCATCTGGAATTATTTCACTGGTAGCCGGGCCGATACCATTAAATACTATCCAGATGGTCATCTATATCCGGAGATCAAGATTTTCGGGAAATACACCCTCCAGGGCAACTCCCTTGTTCTCACCGAACAAATGCGAAAACTTTCTTCGACGTATTTTCAACTCATCGATATTTATGGCGGCACAACGATCGGCTTGGTGATCACTAATTTTCAGACGCCGGATGCCAATTATTTGACCAGCGATCGAGCCAGCTTCAATTTGCATGTCACTTCCATCGCCACCGAGCGTGGAGAAGACAGTGAATTCCTGTTCCTGATTAACAATCTGATCAGATTGAACGATCATGTCGGGGTGCGATTGGGGGAAGACCCCAATGCGACAAACCAATGGCAGGCGCAGGCAATTGTCATGGACGATCGCAGTGGGGCTGAGATCATCCAATTTTTTCCAGCGACCTTTCAAAAGATGTATCACAATTACATCTATAAAATCTTCCCCAATCCTTTCATCATAGGTTTGCATGACTCAGTGAAGGTATATAATGTCATCGCTGAACCCAATGTACCGACCAGCATTCAAGTCTTTTCAGCCGATGGACGATTGATCAGATCGAACCAATTTGACCAGTCCCAATATCGCTATAGCTGGAACGGCCGAAACAGCGATGGAGAACTTGTGAGCAGCGGGGTGTATGTGATTGTGCTGCGCGCTGGTGGGATGACCGATATGAAAAAGTTGGCTGTAGTGCGGAAAAGATGA
- a CDS encoding site-2 protease family protein: MMHQLTDYLIMAPAILVALTIHEFAHGYIAYRLGDPTAKLSGRLSLNPLVHLDLLGTAMLFIAGVGWAKPVPVNPQYFRQPKRDLLWVSLAGPASNLFLASLFGLGLRLFSDDAIYQMSMLVAMIWYGMSINIVLAVFNLIPIPPLDGSKILFGLIPDRYESKLSPLMKFGPTILIAVILFGFITKKSIFSMVIKPFVQFFSRIFAGIS; this comes from the coding sequence ATGATGCATCAATTGACCGATTATTTAATCATGGCCCCAGCGATTTTGGTCGCTTTGACCATTCATGAATTTGCCCACGGATATATTGCTTATCGTCTCGGCGACCCTACCGCCAAATTGTCGGGACGACTGAGCCTCAATCCGCTGGTCCACTTAGACTTGCTCGGAACTGCCATGTTGTTTATTGCAGGCGTTGGCTGGGCTAAACCAGTACCGGTAAACCCACAATATTTTCGACAACCGAAACGCGATTTGTTATGGGTTTCGTTGGCTGGTCCTGCCTCGAATTTGTTTTTGGCATCCCTATTTGGCCTTGGCTTGCGGCTGTTCTCGGATGATGCGATCTATCAAATGAGCATGCTGGTGGCAATGATATGGTATGGCATGAGCATTAATATCGTTCTGGCTGTGTTTAACCTAATACCCATTCCGCCACTGGATGGGTCAAAAATCCTATTCGGGCTGATCCCAGATCGCTATGAATCCAAATTGTCACCGCTGATGAAATTCGGTCCTACTATCTTGATCGCTGTCATCCTATTCGGATTCATCACGAAAAAATCCATCTTTTCAATGGTGATCAAACCGTTTGTCCAGTTTTTTAGCCGTATATTTGCTGGAATCAGTTAA